Proteins encoded by one window of Sorex araneus isolate mSorAra2 chromosome 3, mSorAra2.pri, whole genome shotgun sequence:
- the MRPS26 gene encoding 28S ribosomal protein S26, mitochondrial produces the protein MLGALRCPGPRLACSPRALQVQQLRGRKSRHDPPAKSKAGRVATPPAVDPAEFYVLTERYRLYRQTVGALRHEFVTEVRRKLHEARVGSEAERKASEDAAEHRELMAWNRAENQRLHELRIARQLREAQELEQRRAEKAARRAQEAQAWAQLKEREVQQLQEEAKNFITHENLEAKIQEALDSPKSYNWAITKEGQVVRP, from the exons ATGCTGGGCGCGCTGCGCTGCCCGGGGCCGCGGCTCGCGTGCAGTCCCCGGGCCCTGCAGGTGCAGCAGCTGCGCGGCCGCAAGTCCCGCCATGACCCGCCGGCCAAGTCCAAGGCGGGGCGCGTGGCGACCCCGCCCGCCGTGGACCCCGCCGAGTTCTACGTGCTGACGGAGCGCTACCGGCTGTACCGGCAGACCGTGGGCGCCCTCCG GCACGAGTTCGTGACCGAGGTGCGGAGGAAGCTGCACGAGGCGCGCGTCGGGAGCGAGGCGGAGCGCAAGGCCTCGGAGGACGCGGCCGAGCACCGCGAGCTCATGGCCTGGAACCGCGCCGAGAACCAGCGGCTGCACGAGCTGCG gATAGCCCGGCAGCTCCGCGAGgcgcaggagctggagcagcggCGGGCGGAGAAGGCGGCGCGCCGGGCCCAGGAGGCGCAGGCTTGGGCGCAGCTCAAGGAGCGCGAGGTGCAACAGCTGCAG GAGGAGGCAAAAAACTTCATCACCCACGAGAACCTGGAGGCGAAGATTCAGGAAGCACTGGACTCCCCGAAGAGCTACAACTGGGCCATCACCAAGGAAGGCCAGGTGGTCAGGCCCTAG
- the LOC101544793 gene encoding progonadoliberin-2 isoform X1 produces the protein MASTGQGLLLLLLLLLTAHPGPLTAQHWSHGWYPGGKRASDSPQDPLPAPRLPAGNPGQTAEGLPSSALAPPEDVELWEGKTMALGPLREKQRLMQTLLQSRARAVPRRPSALQ, from the exons ATGGCCAGCACTGGGCAAggcttgctgctgctgctgctgctgctgctgacagCCCACCCGGGACCCCTGACGGCTCAGCACTGGTCCCACGGTTGGTACCCTGGAGGAAAGCGAGCCTCCGACTCACCCCAGgaccctctgcctgccccaaggCTCCCAG CAGGCAACCCGGGCCAGACTgcagagggtctcccaagcagtgccctgGCACCTCCTGAGGACGTGGAGCTCTGGGAGGGCAAGACCatggccctggggcccctccgaGAGAAGCAGCGCCTGATGCAGACATTGCTG CAGAGCCGTGCCCGAGCTGTCCCCCGACGCCCCTCGGCCCTCCAATAA
- the LOC101544793 gene encoding progonadoliberin-2 isoform X3, translating to MASTGQGLLLLLLLLLTAHPGPLTAQHWSHGWYPGGKRASDSPQDPLPAPRLPGNPGQTAEGLPSSALAPPEDVELWEGKTMALGPLREKQRLMQTLLQSRARAVPRRPSALQ from the exons ATGGCCAGCACTGGGCAAggcttgctgctgctgctgctgctgctgctgacagCCCACCCGGGACCCCTGACGGCTCAGCACTGGTCCCACGGTTGGTACCCTGGAGGAAAGCGAGCCTCCGACTCACCCCAGgaccctctgcctgccccaaggCTCCCAG GCAACCCGGGCCAGACTgcagagggtctcccaagcagtgccctgGCACCTCCTGAGGACGTGGAGCTCTGGGAGGGCAAGACCatggccctggggcccctccgaGAGAAGCAGCGCCTGATGCAGACATTGCTG CAGAGCCGTGCCCGAGCTGTCCCCCGACGCCCCTCGGCCCTCCAATAA
- the LOC101544793 gene encoding progonadoliberin-2 isoform X2: MASTGQGLLLLLLLLLTAHPGPLTAQHWSHGWYPGGKRASDSPQDPLPAPRLPAGNPGQTAEGLPSSALAPPEDVELWEGKTMALGPLREKQRLMQTLLSRARAVPRRPSALQ, from the exons ATGGCCAGCACTGGGCAAggcttgctgctgctgctgctgctgctgctgacagCCCACCCGGGACCCCTGACGGCTCAGCACTGGTCCCACGGTTGGTACCCTGGAGGAAAGCGAGCCTCCGACTCACCCCAGgaccctctgcctgccccaaggCTCCCAG CAGGCAACCCGGGCCAGACTgcagagggtctcccaagcagtgccctgGCACCTCCTGAGGACGTGGAGCTCTGGGAGGGCAAGACCatggccctggggcccctccgaGAGAAGCAGCGCCTGATGCAGACATTGCTG AGCCGTGCCCGAGCTGTCCCCCGACGCCCCTCGGCCCTCCAATAA